A region from the Paludicola sp. MB14-C6 genome encodes:
- the rpsQ gene encoding 30S ribosomal protein S17 has protein sequence MSERNLRKTRVGTVVSNKMDKTVVVSIADNVKHPLYKKIIKRTVKLKAHDENNECGIGDRVEIMETRPLSKDKRWRVVEIIEKAK, from the coding sequence ATGAGCGAAAGAAACCTCAGAAAAACTAGAGTAGGTACTGTTGTAAGCAACAAAATGGATAAAACTGTAGTTGTATCTATTGCTGACAACGTAAAACATCCACTATACAAAAAAATTATTAAACGCACAGTTAAGCTTAAAGCCCACGATGAAAACAACGAATGTGGTATAGGCGACCGCGTTGAGATTATGGAAACAAGACCATTGTCTAAAGACAAACGCTGGCGTGTAGTTGAAATTATTGAAAAGGCTAAATAA
- the rpmC gene encoding 50S ribosomal protein L29 yields MKANEIRDMSLVELNNKLAELKSELFNLRFQLAVNQLENPMRIKAVKKDIARIKTVIRANELNSEQ; encoded by the coding sequence ATGAAAGCAAACGAAATTCGTGACATGTCACTTGTTGAGTTAAATAATAAGTTGGCTGAACTTAAATCAGAGCTTTTTAATCTTCGCTTCCAACTAGCTGTTAATCAATTGGAAAACCCAATGCGAATTAAAGCAGTAAAGAAAGATATTGCTCGCATTAAAACCGTAATTCGTGCAAACGAATTAAACAGTGAGCAATAA
- the rplP gene encoding 50S ribosomal protein L16 — translation MLLPKRVKYRRQQRGRMTGKATRGNTVSHGEYGLQALEPAWITSNQIEAARIAMTRYIKRGGQVWIKIFPDKPITEKPAETRMGKGKGSPEYWVAVVKPGRVMFEIAGVSEEVAREAMRLAMHKLPIKCKFVTKAATVAEEKTGGEQ, via the coding sequence ATGCTATTACCAAAAAGAGTGAAATACCGTCGTCAACAAAGAGGTCGTATGACCGGTAAAGCAACACGCGGTAATACTGTAAGCCATGGTGAATATGGTCTACAAGCTCTCGAGCCAGCATGGATTACTTCCAACCAAATCGAGGCGGCTCGTATCGCTATGACTCGTTACATCAAACGTGGCGGTCAAGTATGGATTAAAATATTCCCTGATAAACCAATCACTGAAAAACCTGCTGAAACTCGAATGGGTAAAGGTAAAGGTTCTCCAGAGTATTGGGTAGCGGTTGTAAAACCGGGTAGAGTTATGTTCGAAATTGCAGGCGTTTCAGAAGAGGTTGCTCGTGAGGCTATGCGTCTTGCAATGCACAAACTTCCTATCAAATGTAAATTCGTAACTAAGGCAGCAACTGTTGCCGAAGAAAAGACAGGTGGTGAGCAATAA
- the rpsC gene encoding 30S ribosomal protein S3 — protein MGQKVNPHGLRVGVIKDWDSRWFANKNAFGDTLVEDYKVREYIKKSLFAAGVPRVEIERDAVRVRVNVHCAKPGLVIGKGGAEIEKLRANLEAMMKKPVIVNIIEVKQPDMSAQLVAESVCAQLERRVSFRRAMKQAIGRTMRLGAKGIKIRVAGRLGGAEIARAEVYHEGTIPLHTIRADIDYGFAEANTTYGKLGVKVFIYKGEVLKGQVSTPAVSEKKERPASKRPARKPRENSKMEGGSK, from the coding sequence ATGGGACAAAAAGTAAACCCACATGGACTAAGAGTGGGCGTTATTAAAGACTGGGATTCCCGCTGGTTTGCGAATAAAAACGCTTTTGGCGACACTTTAGTTGAAGATTACAAAGTTCGTGAATATATCAAAAAGAGCTTATTTGCCGCTGGCGTTCCACGTGTGGAAATCGAGCGTGATGCAGTGAGAGTTAGAGTTAACGTTCATTGTGCTAAGCCTGGACTTGTAATTGGTAAAGGTGGCGCTGAAATTGAAAAGCTTCGTGCTAATTTGGAAGCTATGATGAAAAAACCTGTGATTGTAAATATCATCGAGGTAAAACAACCTGACATGTCTGCACAATTAGTTGCAGAGAGTGTTTGTGCTCAACTTGAGCGAAGAGTTTCCTTCAGAAGAGCTATGAAACAAGCAATCGGTCGTACAATGCGTTTAGGCGCAAAAGGTATTAAAATCCGTGTTGCTGGCCGTTTAGGCGGTGCTGAAATCGCTCGTGCTGAAGTATACCACGAAGGTACAATCCCACTTCATACAATTCGTGCTGATATTGATTACGGATTTGCTGAAGCAAATACAACTTACGGCAAACTTGGCGTAAAAGTATTTATCTACAAAGGTGAGGTTCTAAAAGGACAAGTTTCTACTCCTGCAGTTTCTGAGAAAAAAGAAAGACCTGCAAGCAAACGTCCAGCTAGAAAACCTCGCGAAAACTCCAAGATGGAAGGAGGAAGTAAATAA
- the rplV gene encoding 50S ribosomal protein L22: protein MEARAYLRYVRIAPRKVQIVLDLIRKQPVDKAMAILKHTPKAASEPLEKLLKSAIANAENNHNMNKEALYVSECFVCPGPILKRIRPRAQGRAFRVLKRTSHVTLVLKEME from the coding sequence ATGGAAGCAAGAGCTTATCTAAGATATGTACGTATTGCACCTAGAAAAGTGCAAATCGTACTTGATTTAATAAGAAAACAGCCTGTTGATAAAGCAATGGCTATCTTGAAGCACACACCAAAGGCTGCAAGCGAGCCCCTCGAAAAACTTCTGAAATCGGCCATCGCTAACGCAGAAAATAACCACAATATGAACAAAGAAGCTTTATATGTTTCTGAGTGTTTTGTATGTCCGGGTCCTATTTTAAAGAGAATAAGACCAAGAGCGCAAGGTCGTGCGTTTAGAGTTCTAAAAAGAACTTCACACGTTACTTTGGTTCTTAAGGAAATGGAATAA
- the rpsS gene encoding 30S ribosomal protein S19, translating into MGRSVKKGPYVQPVLLKRVRELNAAGEEKVLKTWSRSSTIFPDFVGHTFAVHDGRKHVPVYVTEDMVGHKLGEFAPTRTYRGHAGSKTSNNGK; encoded by the coding sequence ATGGGTAGAAGTGTTAAAAAAGGACCTTATGTTCAACCTGTTCTATTAAAGAGAGTTCGTGAATTGAATGCGGCTGGCGAAGAAAAAGTTTTAAAAACTTGGTCACGTTCATCCACAATCTTCCCTGATTTCGTAGGCCATACATTCGCAGTACACGATGGACGTAAACACGTTCCAGTATACGTTACTGAGGATATGGTAGGTCATAAATTAGGTGAATTTGCTCCAACTAGAACTTATAGAGGTCACGCTGGTTCTAAAACATCAAATAACGGAAAATAG
- the rplB gene encoding 50S ribosomal protein L2 codes for MAIKSFKPTTPSRRQMTVTDYTGLSKVAPERSLLESKKKNSGRNSYGRITVRHRGGGNRVKYRIIDFKRDKVGMNANVLTLEYDPNRSAHIALVQYEDGEKRYILAPNGLAVGDVVRAGEDADIKPGNALPLSAIPVGTIIHNIELYPGKGAQLVRSAGNMAQLMAKEGDYALVRLPSGELRKVAVNCIATVGQVGNIDHENVSIGKAGRKRHMGWRPTVRGSVMNPCDHPHGGGEGKSPVGRPGPVTPWGKPTLGYKTRKKHHRSDKFIVKRRNAK; via the coding sequence ATGGCTATTAAGTCATTTAAACCGACAACTCCATCCAGACGTCAAATGACGGTTACTGATTACACTGGATTGTCAAAAGTTGCACCTGAAAGAAGTCTTCTTGAATCTAAGAAGAAAAACTCAGGTCGTAACAGCTACGGTAGAATCACTGTTCGTCACAGAGGTGGCGGAAACAGAGTTAAATACCGTATCATCGATTTTAAAAGAGATAAAGTTGGAATGAACGCTAATGTTCTTACATTAGAATACGATCCAAACCGTTCCGCTCATATTGCATTAGTTCAATATGAAGATGGCGAAAAAAGATATATTCTTGCACCTAACGGCTTAGCAGTAGGCGACGTTGTTCGTGCTGGCGAAGATGCTGATATCAAACCAGGTAACGCACTTCCACTATCTGCAATCCCAGTTGGTACTATTATTCACAACATTGAGCTATACCCAGGTAAAGGCGCACAATTAGTTCGTTCTGCTGGTAATATGGCACAATTGATGGCAAAAGAAGGCGATTACGCTCTTGTTCGTTTACCATCAGGTGAGTTAAGAAAAGTTGCAGTAAATTGTATTGCTACTGTTGGTCAAGTAGGTAACATCGACCATGAAAACGTATCTATCGGTAAAGCTGGTAGAAAACGTCACATGGGTTGGAGACCAACTGTTCGTGGTTCTGTAATGAACCCTTGCGATCACCCTCATGGTGGTGGTGAAGGTAAATCACCTGTCGGACGTCCAGGACCGGTTACTCCTTGGGGTAAACCAACACTTGGTTACAAGACTCGTAAAAAGCATCATCGCTCCGATAAATTTATTGTTAAACGCAGAAATGCTAAGTAA
- the rplW gene encoding 50S ribosomal protein L23 — MIKTAQDIIIKPIITERSMENIGFRKYTFKVNKDANKFEIAKAVEELFGVKVAKVNTMNVKGHYKRQGRSEGYTSDWKKAIVTLTESSKSIEFFEGMV, encoded by the coding sequence ATGATAAAAACTGCTCAAGATATTATCATTAAGCCGATTATCACCGAAAGATCTATGGAAAACATAGGCTTTAGAAAATACACCTTCAAAGTGAACAAAGATGCTAATAAATTTGAAATCGCAAAAGCTGTTGAAGAGCTATTCGGCGTTAAAGTTGCTAAAGTCAATACAATGAACGTTAAAGGTCATTACAAACGTCAAGGCAGAAGCGAAGGCTATACTTCTGATTGGAAGAAAGCAATCGTTACATTAACAGAGAGCTCAAAAAGCATCGAGTTCTTCGAGGGTATGGTATAA
- the rplD gene encoding 50S ribosomal protein L4, whose protein sequence is MSRVNVYNMSGEKLKQMNISNDVFGVEPNEAVMHAAIVNFLANQRQGTQSTLTRSEVRGGGRKPWKQKGTGHARQGSIRSPQWTHGGIALGPKPRDYSYSLNKKVKRLALKSALSSKVLDKTFIVVDKIELETYKTKAVIDMLNALGADKKALIVLPEGDAKVIKSANNISGVKTSLVNTLNVYDILNHDYFVVAVDAVKKIEEVYA, encoded by the coding sequence ATGTCAAGAGTAAACGTATACAATATGTCAGGTGAAAAGTTAAAACAAATGAACATTTCTAATGATGTATTTGGTGTTGAGCCAAACGAAGCAGTTATGCATGCTGCAATCGTTAACTTCCTTGCAAATCAACGTCAAGGAACTCAATCTACTCTAACTCGTTCTGAAGTAAGAGGCGGCGGCCGCAAACCTTGGAAACAAAAAGGTACAGGTCACGCAAGACAAGGTTCAATTCGTTCTCCACAATGGACACACGGTGGTATTGCATTAGGTCCAAAACCTCGTGATTATAGCTACTCCCTCAACAAAAAAGTTAAGAGATTAGCTCTAAAATCTGCTTTATCATCTAAAGTTTTAGATAAAACTTTTATCGTAGTTGATAAAATTGAACTTGAAACTTACAAAACCAAAGCTGTTATCGATATGTTAAATGCTTTAGGTGCTGATAAAAAAGCGCTAATCGTTTTACCAGAGGGTGACGCTAAGGTAATTAAGAGTGCAAACAATATTTCAGGTGTTAAAACTTCTTTAGTAAACACTTTGAATGTTTATGACATCTTAAACCACGACTACTTTGTTGTAGCTGTAGATGCCGTTAAGAAAATTGAGGAGGTGTATGCATAA
- the rplC gene encoding 50S ribosomal protein L3, with the protein MKKAIIGKKIGMTQIFDESGKVIPVTVIEAGPCVVVQKKTIENDGYNALQFGFSDLKPHKVNKPQKGHFAKADVAAKRILKEFRLEDINVLNVGDIIKADTFEIGEIVDVRGTSKGKGFAGTVKRFNNAKLKETHGTGPVHRHAGSMGACSSPSRIFKGKTMPGHMGAETVTVQNLEVVKVDAENNLIALRGAVPGPKGGTVTIINSVKKA; encoded by the coding sequence ATGAAAAAAGCAATCATTGGAAAGAAAATCGGTATGACACAGATTTTCGATGAGAGTGGTAAAGTAATTCCTGTAACAGTAATTGAAGCAGGCCCTTGTGTGGTTGTTCAAAAGAAAACAATTGAAAATGACGGTTATAACGCATTACAATTTGGTTTCTCTGATCTAAAACCTCACAAAGTGAACAAGCCACAAAAAGGTCACTTTGCAAAAGCAGACGTTGCTGCTAAAAGAATTCTAAAAGAGTTCAGATTAGAAGATATCAACGTTCTAAACGTAGGTGACATTATCAAAGCGGATACTTTCGAAATCGGCGAAATCGTTGATGTTCGTGGTACAAGTAAGGGTAAAGGTTTTGCTGGTACAGTAAAACGTTTCAACAATGCAAAACTAAAAGAAACTCACGGTACTGGACCTGTTCATAGACACGCTGGTTCTATGGGTGCTTGTTCAAGCCCTTCCCGTATCTTCAAAGGCAAAACAATGCCTGGTCATATGGGTGCTGAAACTGTTACAGTTCAAAATTTAGAGGTTGTAAAAGTAGATGCTGAAAACAATTTAATCGCACTAAGAGGTGCTGTTCCTGGTCCTAAGGGCGGTACAGTTACTATTATCAACAGTGTGAAAAAAGCGTAG
- the rpsJ gene encoding 30S ribosomal protein S10 has product MAVKEQIRIRLKSYDATLIDTAAAKIVETAKRTGARVSGPIPLPTNKEIVTIIRAVHKYKDSREQFEMRTHKRLIDVLRPSAKTVEALQGLELPAGVDIEIKL; this is encoded by the coding sequence GTGGCAGTCAAAGAGCAAATCAGAATCAGACTAAAAAGTTACGATGCTACATTAATCGATACTGCAGCAGCAAAAATCGTTGAAACTGCAAAAAGAACAGGCGCTAGAGTTTCTGGTCCTATTCCGCTACCAACGAATAAAGAAATCGTAACAATCATCCGTGCTGTACACAAATACAAAGACAGCCGTGAGCAGTTTGAAATGAGAACTCACAAAAGACTAATTGATGTACTAAGACCATCTGCAAAGACAGTTGAAGCACTTCAAGGTCTAGAACTTCCTGCTGGTGTTGACATCGAGATTAAACTATAA
- a CDS encoding EAL and HDOD domain-containing protein, translating to MEVFVARQPILNREYKISAYELLYRDSLVNSYRKNMDGNIASMRVISDAITTFGLYQLTDETRAFINFTKDLIIEDYAYAFSPQEIVIELLEDMVYDEQLIQKIVQLSNEGYQFALDDYIGGPIPDNLLKYISIVKVDFRKCTSLVRCQIARNLQAYPIHLLAEKIETEEEYQEAYEEGYDYFQGYFFARPDVCVKNQLQFQDKNYMSIIDELQSATPNYEKIENSISTDTNLLARLLRMKQNFHCFSEVKLDSPRYVIALVGLAEIQKWIMLNLLRHVNQNKPSEIIKTTFTRAHVVEKMTLGLNTVNNKEYNGEMLLQTDKTTSSIIEELPFNQDMKNKLKRRDCVYADILSMITAYERASGGLSSVIQNRLHLDCNNESVIYS from the coding sequence ATGGAAGTTTTTGTTGCCAGACAACCAATATTAAATCGTGAATATAAAATAAGTGCATATGAGCTGCTGTATCGTGACAGCTTAGTAAACTCCTATCGCAAAAACATGGATGGTAATATTGCTTCTATGCGTGTTATTAGTGATGCGATTACTACCTTTGGGTTATATCAGTTAACAGATGAAACAAGAGCATTTATTAACTTTACTAAGGATCTTATTATAGAGGATTATGCTTATGCTTTTTCTCCACAGGAAATTGTAATTGAGCTTTTGGAAGATATGGTGTATGATGAGCAGTTGATTCAAAAAATTGTTCAGCTATCAAATGAAGGCTATCAATTTGCTCTTGATGATTATATAGGTGGTCCAATACCGGATAATTTATTAAAATACATATCAATTGTAAAAGTGGATTTTCGAAAATGTACAAGCTTGGTGCGTTGTCAAATTGCCAGAAATCTGCAAGCGTATCCTATTCATTTACTAGCAGAAAAAATTGAAACGGAAGAAGAATATCAGGAAGCGTATGAAGAGGGGTATGATTATTTTCAAGGGTATTTCTTTGCAAGACCGGATGTGTGTGTAAAAAATCAACTCCAATTTCAAGATAAAAACTACATGTCTATTATAGACGAATTGCAATCCGCAACTCCCAATTATGAAAAGATTGAAAACTCTATTTCAACAGATACGAATTTATTAGCTCGGTTGCTGCGAATGAAACAAAATTTTCACTGCTTTAGTGAAGTGAAATTGGATTCACCACGTTATGTGATAGCGTTAGTTGGACTAGCTGAAATACAAAAGTGGATTATGTTGAATTTGTTGCGACACGTTAATCAAAATAAACCATCTGAAATTATAAAAACAACGTTTACTCGTGCTCATGTGGTAGAAAAAATGACGTTAGGCTTAAATACTGTTAATAACAAAGAGTATAATGGAGAGATGTTATTACAAACCGATAAAACAACAAGCAGCATTATAGAGGAACTTCCCTTTAATCAAGATATGAAAAACAAGTTAAAACGACGTGATTGTGTATATGCAGATATTCTTTCTATGATAACAGCATATGAACGTGCAAGCGGTGGATTGTCAAGTGTTATTCAAAATCGTCTGCATTTAGATTGTAATAATGAATCGGTTATTTATTCGTAA